One Centroberyx gerrardi isolate f3 chromosome 6, fCenGer3.hap1.cur.20231027, whole genome shotgun sequence genomic region harbors:
- the ccdc92ba gene encoding uncharacterized protein ccdc92ba, whose product MKQKLLILLETPGTPHGPPEVPGPRVGNHCSRLGLPLSMVLKSHPPNHGLVMDPEGGLSRQIESVERSMVFLRQEHLTLLHGLHLEILSLQKRCSELTTELKVKPPGRSQIELQEEEEHLEARCRVVESRLAEQQCTLGELRKELSHKGTMVGALRANLKDKERHFLEELKRRSHRSTILNTELQKQTEAAAYLSFQLHAARQKLHHQRMQQRQGLLARANSQGIQYGAEQNSLSPQMPSGASPASPVVKPKRRSARSSSGQLRVERARECVPMEKVMGPAEPTAMPDPALFLHPRRHRARSRHSPAQRQPPLGLEKEDEEEGGGEGPMEPQDEAARLVSTATAPPAAETKAD is encoded by the exons atgaaacaaaagctgctcattttgctggagacccccgGAACTCCTCACGGACCCCcggaggtccccggaccccgggttgggaaccactgcagCAGACTGGGCCTACccctgtccatggtgctgaaatcaCATCCTCCAAATCACG GCTTGGTCATGGATCCGGAGGGCGGCTTGTCTCGGCAGATAGAGAGCGTGGAGAGGAGCATGGTGTTCCTCAGGCAGGAACATCTCACCTTGCTCCATGGGCTTCACCTGGAGATCCTCTCCCTGCAGAAACGATGCTCAG aGCTGACAACCGAGCTGAAGGTGAAGCCTCCAGGCAGAAGCCAAATAG AGTTacaggaagaagaggagcacTTGGAGGCCCGCTGTCGGGTGGTGGAAAGCCGCCTTGCCGAGCAGCAGTGCACCTTGGGAGAGCTGCGTAAGGAGCTGAGTCACAAGGGGACTATGGTGGGAGCCCTCAGAGCCAATCTGAAGGACAAGGAACGCCATTTCCTGGAGGAGCTCAAACGCCGCAGCCACCGTTCCACCATCCTTAACACAGAGctgcagaaacaaacagagGCGGCAGCGTACCTCTCCTTCCAACTCCACGCTGCCAGGCAGAAACTGCACCACCAACGGATGCAGCAGAGGCAGGGACTGCTAGCCAGAGCCAACAGTCAGGGGATTCAGTACGGTGCAGAGCAGAACTCCCTTTCTCCGCAGATGCCCTCGGGGGCCTCCCCTGCCTCCCCTGTGGTCAAACCCAAGCGTAGGAGTGCTAGGTCATCCTCGGGGCAGTTGAGAGTGGAGCGTGCCAGGGAGTGCGTGCCCATGGAGAAAGTGATGGGTCCCGCAGAACCCACAGCCATGCCGGACCCCGCACTTTTCCTCCATCCCCGCAGGCACAGAGCCCGCTCCAGGCACTCTCCGGCCCAAAGACAGCCTCCACTGGGCCTGgaaaaggaggatgaggaggaaggaggtgggGAAGGGCCCATGGAGCCCCAAGATGAAGCGGCTAGACTGGTGTCTACAGCCACAGCGCCGCCTGCTGCTGAGACAAAGGCAGATTAG